One window of the Cryptomeria japonica chromosome 7, Sugi_1.0, whole genome shotgun sequence genome contains the following:
- the LOC131856335 gene encoding uncharacterized protein LOC131856335: MAFKREYAYFFAVMMGMAMLMAAATSVVAEGDTERSKPQRLSQNTTEAPIAVKLSKTTEMKSGASDNLPGDSTDMAIYEQAHKRTKILYIIILLLLAFLAFLWFHRFLADFIFI; encoded by the exons ATGGCATTCAAAAGAGAATATGCATATTTCTTTGCCGTAATGATGGGAATGGCGATGCTCATGGCGGCTGCAACTAGCGTTGTCGCTGAGGGAGACACAGAGA GATCGAAACCCCAGCGCCTGTCTCAGAATACTACTGAGGCGCCTATTGCTGTCAAATTGTCAAAGACAACGGAAATGAAATCTGGGGCGTCTGATAATCTTCCAGGCGATTCTACTGACATGGCGATATACGAGCAGGCGCATAAAAGGACAAAAATCCTATACATCATCATTTTGCTATTGCTCGCTTTTCTGGCTTTTCTCTGGTTCCATCGTTTTCTCGCGGATTTTATATTCATTTAG